The following are from one region of the Veillonella nakazawae genome:
- the tsaB gene encoding tRNA (adenosine(37)-N6)-threonylcarbamoyltransferase complex dimerization subunit type 1 TsaB, with the protein MWLGIETSSLVSSVALMDEHNLIGELTIQAGLTHSEQLIPHIDMLLRASQVKKNELKGIIVSIGPGSFTGLRIGMGTAKAMAYALQIPLYGVMTMDSLAHNVSYTNRTICTVIDAQKKHVYAGLYRYENNKLVCKEDPFVIAASDLLDKFRETKEEVLFLGDGIKRIEKLLEEGDTNLTVLDISQRIPKASSLLLASRELIEREEICDPMDMVPYYIRRSEAEVLWEERHKDNPEMLNQNPTVVVTEAAGAE; encoded by the coding sequence ATGTGGTTGGGAATTGAGACAAGCTCACTCGTTTCGAGTGTGGCTTTAATGGATGAGCATAACCTTATTGGTGAGTTGACTATCCAAGCTGGATTAACTCATTCTGAGCAACTAATACCTCACATTGATATGTTATTGCGTGCCTCACAAGTAAAAAAGAATGAGTTAAAAGGTATTATCGTTAGTATCGGGCCTGGTTCTTTCACTGGATTGCGTATTGGCATGGGGACTGCTAAAGCAATGGCTTACGCCTTACAAATTCCATTGTATGGTGTGATGACAATGGACAGCTTAGCTCATAATGTTTCATATACAAATCGTACTATTTGTACTGTTATCGATGCTCAGAAAAAGCATGTATATGCTGGTTTATATAGATATGAAAATAATAAACTAGTATGTAAAGAGGATCCATTTGTTATTGCTGCTAGTGATTTATTAGATAAATTTAGAGAAACAAAGGAAGAGGTTCTATTCTTAGGGGATGGCATCAAGCGCATTGAAAAGCTCTTAGAGGAAGGCGATACTAATTTGACTGTCCTAGATATTTCACAACGTATTCCAAAGGCAAGTTCGTTACTATTAGCAAGTCGTGAATTGATAGAACGTGAAGAGATATGTGATCCAATGGATATGGTTCCTTATTATATTCGTCGCTCTGAGGCAGAGGTGTTATGGGAGGAACGACATAAGGATAATCCTGAAATGTTAAATCAAAATCCTACTGTGGTAGTGACTGAAGCGGCAGGAGCAGAATAA
- the rimI gene encoding ribosomal protein S18-alanine N-acetyltransferase, with the protein MEIRLATIDDVQVIYDIEQQCFSVPWSFESVLAELEGTDNKLYMVIYEDNHIVGYAGAWLVYDEGQITNIAIIPSARGKGYGSELTKQLIDECFKRGMHEIFLEVRISNLPALAMYRNLGFSVKGIRKDYYSEPKEDAYIMSLVSEEIE; encoded by the coding sequence ATGGAGATTCGGTTAGCGACTATCGATGATGTTCAGGTCATTTATGATATAGAACAGCAGTGCTTTTCAGTTCCATGGAGTTTTGAATCTGTACTTGCTGAACTTGAAGGGACCGATAATAAATTATATATGGTTATTTACGAAGATAATCATATTGTTGGTTATGCTGGTGCTTGGCTCGTATATGATGAAGGACAAATAACAAACATTGCCATTATTCCTTCTGCTCGTGGTAAGGGATATGGCTCAGAACTTACTAAACAATTAATAGATGAATGTTTCAAGAGAGGTATGCATGAAATCTTCTTAGAGGTACGCATATCCAATTTGCCTGCCTTAGCAATGTATAGAAATCTTGGATTCTCTGTTAAAGGGATTCGTAAAGATTATTATTCAGAGCCAAAAGAGGATGCTTATATTATGTCTCTCGTTTCAGAGGAAATAGAATGA